The Rattus rattus isolate New Zealand chromosome X, Rrattus_CSIRO_v1, whole genome shotgun sequence genome has a window encoding:
- the Plac1 gene encoding placenta-specific protein 1 has product MKLIKFLGGVVFFTLMFSGYSEQNQVNVLCSTDWFMVTVHPFLLNNDVFVHFYEVHLGLGCPPNHIHPHFYQFNYRVTECGIRIKAVSPDVVIYSSEIHYASKVTSARYVIPVSCAAPRRSPWLTKPYSAKAPSSNMGATPKNDTSYHVFTLPEPSQQPNCSCPPYVVNQKSM; this is encoded by the coding sequence ATGAAACTCATCAAGTTCCTCGGAGGTGTGGTCTTCTTCACCCTCATGTTCTCTGGCTACTCTGAGCAAAACCAAGTGAATGTGCTGTGCTCAACAGATTGGTTCATGGTCACCGTCCATCCCTTCTTGCTGAATAATGATGTGTTCGTTCACTTTTATGAGGTGCACTTGGGCCTTGGCTGTCCTCCTAATCATATTCACCCACATTTCTACCAGTTCAACTACCGAGTTACCGAATGTGGCATCCGCATCAAGGCCGTCTCTCCAGATGTCGTTATCTACAGCTCTGAGATTCACTATGCTTCCAAGGTCACATCTGCGAGATATGtgattcctgtgtcctgtgctGCTCCTCGCCGGTCCCCTTGGCTCACTAAGCCCTACTCCGCGAAAGCACCTAGCAGTAACATGGGCGCAACCCCGAAGAATGATACTTCCTACCACGTGTTCACCTTGCCAGAGCCTAGCCAACAGCCCAACTGCAGCTGCCCGCCTTATGTCGTCAATCAGAAGAGCATGTAA